A part of Planococcus sp. MB-3u-03 genomic DNA contains:
- a CDS encoding M23 family metallopeptidase, translating to MNAKHQNEDKLKLRKWKIGTALVLAASAFGANTIFAEPNEPQNLEPVYHIYHNTSYLGAVSDDAPIDELIDEKLETASSEYDNLRLAPSDKLNILTEQAVASSSTDDEAVISQLDEQLKVKAEAFALQVDGEAAVYVKDRKAYEETVQLMKQSALTEEELEQFEEQQDENELPELKAGESRITDISFSEPINGLSKQIDPKQVMEPKQAAEHVTDELGVDVLVNKAEKALKKMPYETVEKDSKDVYIGETEVGQKGKRGEKAVSYAVREVNGERVGRSETREKILKEPVDKIVLEGEKELPGIGTGEFTWPADGGYVSSKKGQRWGRAHKGIDIARPDTLDIVSADHGTVTKAGKAGTFGNRVVVDHKNGYETIYAHLSSIDVKVGDKVSPHTKLGDMGTTGRSTGIHLHFELSYEGQDRDPLDYVKK from the coding sequence ATGAACGCGAAACACCAGAACGAAGATAAGTTGAAACTGCGCAAATGGAAAATCGGAACCGCCCTCGTTTTAGCTGCCAGTGCATTCGGCGCCAACACGATTTTTGCCGAACCGAATGAGCCGCAAAACCTGGAGCCGGTTTATCATATATATCACAACACCAGTTACCTCGGAGCCGTATCAGACGACGCGCCGATCGACGAATTAATTGATGAAAAACTGGAAACGGCCTCAAGCGAATACGACAACCTGCGCCTCGCGCCGAGTGACAAGCTGAACATTTTAACCGAACAAGCCGTGGCATCCAGCTCGACGGACGACGAGGCGGTCATCAGCCAGCTGGACGAGCAATTAAAGGTTAAAGCGGAAGCCTTCGCCCTGCAAGTCGACGGTGAAGCGGCGGTCTATGTGAAAGACCGGAAAGCTTATGAAGAGACCGTCCAGCTCATGAAACAAAGCGCCTTAACAGAAGAAGAGCTCGAGCAATTCGAAGAGCAGCAAGATGAAAACGAACTGCCTGAGCTAAAAGCGGGCGAATCGCGCATCACCGATATTTCCTTTTCGGAACCGATCAATGGCTTGTCGAAGCAGATTGACCCAAAACAAGTGATGGAGCCGAAACAAGCTGCAGAACACGTAACAGATGAGCTCGGCGTGGACGTGCTCGTCAATAAAGCCGAAAAAGCTTTGAAGAAAATGCCATACGAAACGGTCGAAAAAGACAGCAAAGATGTCTATATCGGCGAAACGGAAGTCGGCCAAAAAGGCAAGCGCGGCGAAAAAGCCGTGAGCTACGCTGTACGCGAAGTCAACGGCGAACGCGTCGGCCGTTCCGAAACACGCGAGAAAATCCTGAAAGAGCCGGTCGACAAAATTGTCCTTGAAGGCGAGAAAGAATTGCCGGGCATCGGCACAGGCGAATTCACGTGGCCGGCAGATGGCGGCTACGTTTCAAGCAAGAAAGGCCAGCGCTGGGGCCGTGCCCATAAAGGCATCGACATCGCGCGGCCCGATACGCTCGATATCGTCTCCGCAGACCATGGGACGGTGACAAAAGCAGGTAAAGCCGGCACATTCGGCAACCGCGTCGTCGTCGACCATAAGAACGGCTATGAGACGATCTATGCGCACCTGTCATCGATTGACGTCAAGGTGGGCGATAAAGTATCCCCGCATACGAAACTCGGCGACATGGGCACGACAGGACGCTCTACAGGCATCCACCTGCATTTCGAGCTTTCCTACGAAGGCCAAGACCGCGACCCTTTGGATTATGTGAAGAAATAA
- a CDS encoding DUF1846 domain-containing protein, which translates to MKKIGFDSEKYLQEQSAYILERVQQYDKLYLEFGGKLIGDKHAKRVLPGFDEDAKIKLLHTLKEKAEIIICVYAGDIERNKVREDYGITYDQDVLRLIDEYRAYGISVNSVLITRYQGQPTVKVFMTKLERSGISVCIHREIEGYPANVEAVLGEEGFATNPYIKTTKPIVVVTAPGPGSGKLATCLNQMYHENKLGNEAGYAKFETFPVWNLPLKHPVNIAYEAATVDLKDVNMIDNYHYEAYEKVAVNYNRDIETFPVIKRIIERITGKESVYSSPTDMGVNRLKSGITDDSVVQEAAKQEIIRRSFVVENDYKKGLADEDSVRHMQVILEETGLKKEDRAPVLPARNYAKEVQAQIDSTNLQAVIAIELPNGEMITGRTTTLMDASAAAILNGLKKLTNISDEIDLLSPMILQTIQRLKTDDLNSRVPTLSANEVLIALAISAVTNPTSELAYKQLPHLKDTQAHSTVILNRENEQTFKKLGIDITNDPVYPTENLYYN; encoded by the coding sequence ATGAAAAAAATTGGATTTGATTCGGAGAAATATTTGCAAGAACAATCAGCCTACATCCTGGAGCGGGTGCAGCAGTACGATAAACTTTACTTGGAATTTGGCGGAAAATTGATAGGCGACAAACATGCCAAGCGTGTCTTGCCTGGATTTGATGAAGATGCCAAAATCAAACTATTGCATACACTGAAAGAAAAGGCGGAAATCATCATCTGTGTCTACGCTGGAGACATCGAACGAAACAAAGTCCGTGAAGATTACGGCATCACTTATGACCAAGATGTCCTGCGCTTAATCGATGAATACCGGGCATACGGCATTTCTGTCAACAGTGTTTTGATCACCCGTTACCAGGGGCAGCCAACAGTCAAAGTATTTATGACAAAGCTTGAGAGAAGCGGAATTAGCGTCTGTATTCACCGCGAAATCGAAGGTTATCCGGCAAACGTGGAGGCGGTCCTTGGGGAAGAAGGATTTGCGACAAATCCTTATATTAAAACGACAAAGCCGATCGTGGTAGTAACGGCCCCTGGCCCGGGCAGCGGAAAGCTCGCCACCTGCCTTAACCAAATGTACCATGAGAATAAACTGGGGAATGAAGCCGGCTATGCCAAGTTTGAGACTTTTCCAGTTTGGAACCTGCCGTTAAAGCACCCAGTAAACATCGCTTATGAAGCGGCTACCGTCGATTTAAAAGACGTAAACATGATTGATAATTATCATTATGAAGCGTATGAGAAAGTAGCGGTCAATTACAATCGTGATATTGAGACATTTCCTGTCATCAAACGGATTATTGAAAGGATTACCGGCAAAGAGTCTGTTTACAGCTCACCGACTGATATGGGGGTTAATCGCCTGAAATCGGGCATCACGGATGATAGCGTGGTCCAGGAAGCTGCCAAGCAGGAAATCATTCGGCGCAGTTTCGTCGTAGAGAACGATTATAAAAAAGGGCTTGCCGATGAAGACAGTGTACGCCACATGCAAGTGATTCTAGAAGAGACCGGTTTAAAGAAAGAGGATCGGGCACCTGTATTGCCGGCGCGTAATTATGCGAAAGAAGTCCAAGCACAAATTGACAGCACGAATTTACAAGCCGTAATTGCGATAGAACTGCCGAATGGCGAGATGATCACCGGTCGAACGACCACTTTGATGGATGCTTCGGCAGCCGCGATTCTGAATGGGTTAAAGAAATTGACCAATATTTCCGATGAAATTGATTTATTGTCGCCGATGATTTTACAAACGATTCAACGGTTGAAAACCGATGACTTGAATAGCCGCGTCCCGACATTAAGCGCCAATGAAGTGCTCATTGCACTGGCAATCAGTGCGGTCACCAATCCTACTTCTGAGCTGGCTTATAAGCAATTGCCACATTTAAAAGATACCCAAGCACATTCGACGGTTATATTGAATAGAGAAAACGAACAGACCTTTAAGAAACTTGGAATCGACATCACCAATGATCCGGTATATCCAACTGAGAACCTATATTACAATTAG
- the walK gene encoding cell wall metabolism sensor histidine kinase WalK gives MLKTSFFKSIHVKFVLIYILLILLAMQIIGLYFSEQLEGTLRGNFEDSIRDRMEIIEFSVREEMIRNRTDEDLTIEQSLRSVLTNFDSGDIDEIRVVDNRYRILGTSTGENQSLVGQRSTDDQIRRSIIGETLLEQTYIDDNREERVWVRTLPITAVGGEMLGTLYVKAEVENVYDQMDTINSILAGGTAIALVITAVLGVLVAQTISRPIADMRKQAQAMAKGNFSRKVRVYSEDEIGQLARAFNHLTNRLQESQQSTESERRKLASVLANMTDGVLSTDRRGRIILINEPALQLLNVSRETVINRPVTTVLGLDESYTFEDLIDMRDAITLDISSQDQATLLRTTFSVIQKETGFVNGLIAVLHDNTEQEKIDMERREFVANVSHELRTPLTTMRSYLEALADGAWQDPDLAPNFLNVTQTETERMIRLVNDLLKLSKMDSSEADLSREMVEFGVFFNRIIDRFEMSKSQNVSFERKVPKSQYFVEIDTDKLTQVIDNIISNALKYSPEGGKVRFSVREKEGELLVSISDEGMGIPKENVERIFDRFYRVDRARSRAMGGTGLGLAISKEMINAHGGRIWAQSKYGKGTSIYFTLPYEIDDGGEWD, from the coding sequence ATGCTGAAAACCAGTTTTTTTAAGTCGATCCATGTGAAATTTGTGTTGATTTATATTTTGCTTATTCTCTTGGCGATGCAGATCATCGGCCTTTATTTTTCCGAGCAGCTTGAAGGAACATTGCGAGGGAACTTCGAGGATTCCATTAGAGACCGGATGGAAATCATCGAATTCAGCGTGCGCGAAGAAATGATCCGCAATCGGACAGATGAAGACTTGACCATCGAGCAGAGCCTGCGGTCGGTCCTTACGAATTTTGATTCGGGTGATATTGATGAAATCCGCGTGGTCGATAATCGCTACCGTATTTTGGGAACTTCCACGGGTGAGAATCAATCGCTCGTCGGCCAGCGTTCGACAGATGACCAAATTCGCCGTTCCATTATTGGCGAGACCTTATTAGAACAGACGTATATAGACGACAACCGGGAAGAACGGGTATGGGTCAGGACTTTGCCGATTACAGCGGTAGGGGGCGAAATGCTCGGTACGCTCTATGTCAAAGCGGAAGTTGAGAACGTCTATGACCAAATGGATACCATCAACTCGATTTTGGCAGGAGGTACAGCCATTGCATTGGTGATAACGGCTGTGCTTGGGGTGTTGGTCGCCCAGACGATCTCAAGGCCGATCGCTGATATGCGCAAGCAAGCGCAAGCGATGGCAAAAGGCAATTTCTCGCGCAAAGTCCGCGTCTATAGTGAAGATGAAATCGGCCAACTTGCCCGTGCATTCAACCATTTGACGAATCGGCTACAGGAATCCCAGCAGTCAACGGAAAGTGAGCGGCGAAAGCTCGCCTCGGTGCTTGCCAATATGACGGACGGTGTTCTTTCGACCGATCGCAGAGGGCGCATCATCTTGATCAACGAACCGGCTTTGCAATTATTGAATGTTTCACGTGAAACAGTCATCAACCGGCCGGTCACGACAGTGCTTGGTCTTGATGAATCCTATACATTTGAAGATTTAATCGATATGCGCGATGCAATCACGCTGGATATCAGTTCGCAGGATCAAGCGACGCTGTTGCGCACGACTTTCTCGGTCATCCAAAAAGAGACCGGTTTTGTCAACGGCTTGATTGCCGTTCTGCACGATAATACAGAGCAGGAGAAGATCGATATGGAACGCCGCGAGTTTGTGGCGAACGTATCGCATGAATTGCGGACACCGCTCACGACGATGCGCAGTTATTTGGAGGCGCTCGCTGATGGGGCGTGGCAAGATCCGGATCTTGCACCGAATTTCCTTAATGTGACGCAGACCGAGACCGAGCGGATGATCCGCCTCGTCAACGATTTGCTGAAACTGTCGAAGATGGATTCGAGCGAAGCGGATTTGAGCCGCGAAATGGTCGAATTCGGCGTGTTCTTCAATCGAATCATTGACCGTTTCGAGATGTCGAAATCACAAAACGTGTCATTTGAGCGTAAAGTGCCAAAATCGCAGTATTTTGTGGAAATCGATACCGATAAATTGACGCAAGTCATCGATAACATCATTTCTAATGCCTTGAAATACTCACCGGAAGGCGGTAAAGTGCGCTTTTCCGTCCGTGAGAAAGAAGGCGAATTGCTCGTCTCTATCAGCGACGAAGGAATGGGCATCCCGAAAGAAAACGTCGAGCGGATTTTCGACCGTTTCTACCGTGTCGACCGTGCGCGTTCGCGTGCAATGGGCGGAACGGGACTGGGCCTTGCGATTTCGAAGGAAATGATCAATGCCCATGGCGGCAGAATCTGGGCACAAAGCAAGTACGGCAAAGGGACTTCGATTTACTTCACCTTGCCATATGAAATTGATGATGGAGGTGAATGGGATTGA
- a CDS encoding YycH family regulatory protein gives MGLKYLEHVKSIALFILIFLSLALTFTIWTFTPSLEEIETPTQVDVAIGDKRSADEVVRPVKVLYHHEDKVTGTFSQTEIEEMLETIQQWQISDVQIFEEEAGTEVLKQYLQNPGRTVLYYPGAVPFPVFDAIMDITDNNLPESTFNRVVVEWGTEEDPDSVIYFINTGSGRVYEAQVSETELVKFRGDYVQQSEEYDRYITDPRIGNLPVYVPEDPIEKTGFDYLLEETSAAIFADAIMDSPSAEFAGDLQSEEFTDDSGAIMRELDSQKSINYVQPKAETSDPAIPSDLVFNSINFVNEHGGWTDQYVYFGMKSVNQQISYQLFFEGSPVFSNMTAVSLDVEWGIDNGIEQAFRYSRPTYLLDSVAETRTIEMASGEAVLDALARLEMDLSTIEAVTIGYELTESEPLITFQPAWYYKANGKWTRLSDESVGGVKLGLE, from the coding sequence ATGGGATTGAAGTATTTGGAGCATGTAAAATCCATTGCCCTGTTCATCCTGATTTTTCTCAGCTTAGCACTGACCTTCACAATCTGGACCTTCACCCCGTCGCTTGAAGAGATTGAAACGCCTACACAAGTGGACGTGGCAATCGGCGATAAGCGCAGTGCAGACGAAGTCGTCCGGCCGGTGAAAGTGCTGTATCATCACGAAGATAAAGTGACCGGCACTTTTTCCCAGACTGAAATCGAAGAGATGCTGGAAACAATCCAGCAATGGCAAATTTCCGATGTCCAGATATTTGAAGAAGAAGCAGGGACAGAAGTACTGAAGCAATATTTACAAAATCCAGGGCGCACCGTGCTGTATTATCCAGGTGCTGTGCCGTTCCCTGTGTTCGATGCCATTATGGACATTACCGATAATAATCTACCGGAATCGACCTTCAACCGCGTTGTTGTCGAATGGGGAACAGAGGAAGATCCCGATTCCGTCATTTATTTTATCAACACCGGCTCGGGCCGTGTATACGAGGCACAAGTATCGGAAACAGAGTTGGTAAAATTCCGCGGCGATTATGTGCAACAGTCGGAAGAATATGATCGCTATATCACGGATCCGCGCATCGGCAATTTGCCGGTTTATGTGCCGGAAGATCCGATAGAGAAGACTGGCTTTGACTACCTATTGGAAGAAACCTCGGCGGCCATCTTTGCGGATGCCATTATGGACAGCCCGTCTGCAGAATTTGCAGGGGATCTGCAAAGTGAGGAGTTCACCGATGATTCGGGTGCGATCATGCGTGAATTGGATAGCCAGAAAAGCATCAATTACGTGCAGCCTAAAGCCGAAACCTCTGACCCGGCGATTCCGTCCGATCTCGTGTTCAACTCCATCAACTTTGTTAATGAGCATGGAGGATGGACCGATCAATACGTGTATTTTGGCATGAAATCGGTCAATCAGCAGATCAGCTATCAGCTGTTTTTCGAAGGTTCCCCGGTTTTCAGCAATATGACAGCTGTAAGTTTAGATGTTGAATGGGGTATAGACAACGGCATTGAGCAGGCATTCCGCTATAGCCGCCCGACTTACTTGCTTGATTCGGTCGCAGAAACCCGCACAATTGAAATGGCGTCTGGCGAAGCGGTATTGGATGCTTTGGCCCGACTTGAAATGGACCTATCGACAATTGAAGCGGTAACGATCGGCTACGAACTGACTGAATCAGAGCCTTTGATCACCTTTCAACCCGCTTGGTATTATAAAGCAAATGGCAAATGGACACGGCTATCTGACGAATCAGTAGGAGGCGTGAAGCTTGGATTGGAGTAA
- the yycF gene encoding response regulator YycF, giving the protein MNKTILVVDDEKPIADILQFNLKKEGFNVVVAYDGDEAIKVAEEIQPDLMLLDIMLPNRDGMEVCREVRKKFDFPIIMLTAKDSEIDKVLGLELGADDYVTKPFSTRELIARVKANLRRQNVVPAEEEGVGSNDIQVGSLTIQPDAYLVLKREETIELTHREFELLHYLAKHIGQVMTREHLLQTVWGYDYFGDVRTVDVTIRRLREKIEDNPSHPAWIVTRRGVGYYLRNPEQE; this is encoded by the coding sequence ATGAATAAAACAATATTAGTTGTGGATGATGAGAAGCCCATTGCGGATATTTTGCAATTTAATTTGAAAAAAGAAGGCTTTAATGTGGTCGTGGCTTATGACGGCGACGAGGCGATCAAAGTGGCGGAAGAAATTCAGCCGGACTTGATGCTGCTCGACATCATGCTGCCAAACCGCGACGGCATGGAAGTATGCCGCGAAGTGCGCAAGAAATTCGATTTTCCGATCATTATGCTGACGGCGAAGGACTCAGAGATCGACAAAGTGCTAGGGCTTGAGCTCGGAGCGGATGATTATGTGACGAAGCCATTCTCGACGCGTGAATTGATTGCACGTGTCAAAGCGAATCTGCGGCGCCAGAACGTCGTGCCGGCAGAAGAGGAAGGCGTAGGCTCGAACGATATCCAGGTAGGGTCGTTGACGATCCAGCCGGATGCATATTTGGTGTTGAAGCGTGAAGAGACGATCGAATTGACACATCGTGAATTCGAGCTATTGCATTATTTGGCGAAGCATATCGGGCAAGTAATGACGCGTGAGCATTTGCTGCAGACGGTATGGGGCTATGATTATTTCGGCGACGTGCGGACAGTGGACGTCACGATTCGCCGTTTGCGTGAAAAAATTGAAGACAATCCGAGTCACCCAGCGTGGATCGTGACGCGTCGCGGCGTCGGCTACTACCTGCGGAACCCTGAACAGGAGTAG
- a CDS encoding two-component system regulatory protein YycI — protein sequence MDWSKTKTIFIVVFSILNVFLYSLYIDRYTEAERIELLPESTIDEKLRGDNITYSALPEVSEDKPYVRGESKSFAGTELDIDGIVNVLEDRMLQVTYDEPIDLEGDKADALAAFIEEEVPESSEYSFWQIDEDQNHAVFFQQMAGVPLFYSKGGQLTVFWDENDAVIGFEQTLFDNIIENEEQKKLISPLQAIHTLYQKSLLETNSRITEAELGYSTHVQVSENRQMFVPTWRIRVKDSEGEETDHFVNAIKDGVIELNKQKEETAE from the coding sequence TTGGATTGGAGTAAAACAAAAACCATTTTCATAGTTGTCTTTTCGATTCTAAATGTCTTCTTGTATTCGTTGTATATCGACCGCTATACGGAAGCAGAACGAATTGAATTGCTTCCGGAATCGACCATCGATGAGAAATTACGCGGTGATAATATCACTTATTCCGCTTTGCCGGAAGTCTCAGAAGACAAGCCATACGTACGCGGTGAATCGAAATCTTTTGCTGGCACCGAATTGGATATTGATGGCATCGTCAACGTCCTGGAAGACCGGATGCTGCAAGTAACTTACGATGAACCGATTGACTTGGAGGGCGACAAAGCAGACGCATTGGCAGCTTTCATTGAAGAGGAAGTACCGGAAAGCTCGGAATACAGCTTTTGGCAAATCGATGAAGATCAGAACCACGCGGTGTTTTTCCAGCAGATGGCGGGTGTCCCGTTGTTTTATAGCAAGGGCGGCCAATTGACCGTGTTCTGGGATGAGAATGACGCCGTTATCGGTTTTGAGCAGACCTTATTCGACAACATCATCGAAAATGAAGAACAAAAGAAATTGATTTCACCACTTCAGGCAATCCATACCCTTTACCAGAAGAGCTTATTGGAGACAAACAGCCGCATCACCGAAGCTGAACTTGGCTATTCGACACATGTTCAAGTATCGGAGAACCGGCAAATGTTCGTCCCAACTTGGCGCATCCGCGTGAAGGATTCCGAAGGCGAGGAAACGGATCATTTCGTCAATGCCATCAAGGACGGTGTCATTGAGCTGAACAAACAGAAAGAGGAAACAGCAGAGTAA
- a CDS encoding CxxH/CxxC protein, with amino-acid sequence MELYCCQTHVGQGLDEFVAKTESYPILTELSDSKKLSTKCNYCEEQALYLVADK; translated from the coding sequence ATGGAGCTATATTGCTGCCAAACGCATGTGGGACAAGGGCTTGACGAATTTGTTGCCAAAACGGAAAGCTATCCCATACTGACTGAATTATCAGATAGTAAAAAGTTATCCACAAAGTGCAACTACTGTGAAGAACAGGCATTGTATCTTGTGGCGGATAAATAA
- a CDS encoding S1C family serine protease: MGYYNQTPNGRQPKPSHAGSFFAGVFGVLVGALLMWLLFSQAPGLLPGTESTDSGTQIQQQNREQQGASLDITTDVTKAVDEASDAVVGVSNLQTGGDFFSQSQEQAVGTGSGVIYKSEGDTAYVVTNHHVVDGASGIEVTLADGTKVDAQVVGSDIWTDLAVLEMSNDKVQGVVELGDSDALKRGEAVIAIGNPLGLEFSGSVTSGVVSGTDRAVPVDLDGDGTEDWQAEVLQTDAAINPGNSGGALVNLAGQLIGINSMKIATSQVEGIGFSIPINSALPVINQLEATGEMVRPAMGITLIDLAQVPSTYREDTLNLTDDITAGVVVSSVVPSSAADEAGMRQYDVIVELDGEEIGDIIELRQHLYNEKQIGDMLQVKAYRNGELLEFELELTDNSTQ, from the coding sequence ATGGGTTATTACAATCAAACGCCGAATGGCAGGCAGCCGAAGCCGAGCCATGCAGGCAGTTTCTTTGCAGGGGTGTTCGGCGTGCTGGTCGGGGCGCTATTGATGTGGCTATTGTTTTCGCAAGCACCGGGCTTATTGCCAGGGACCGAGTCAACTGATTCCGGCACCCAGATCCAGCAGCAAAACCGTGAGCAGCAAGGCGCGTCGCTTGATATCACGACCGATGTGACGAAGGCCGTCGATGAGGCGTCGGATGCGGTAGTTGGCGTGTCGAATCTCCAGACAGGCGGGGATTTCTTCTCGCAAAGCCAGGAACAGGCAGTCGGCACGGGTTCTGGCGTCATTTATAAAAGTGAAGGCGATACCGCGTATGTCGTGACGAACCATCACGTCGTTGACGGCGCGAGTGGCATCGAAGTGACATTGGCCGACGGGACGAAAGTCGATGCCCAAGTAGTCGGCAGCGATATTTGGACTGATCTGGCTGTCCTTGAAATGAGCAATGACAAAGTGCAAGGCGTTGTGGAGCTGGGCGATTCGGATGCATTGAAGCGCGGAGAAGCGGTCATTGCGATCGGCAATCCGCTTGGCCTTGAATTTTCCGGTTCTGTGACGAGCGGCGTCGTATCAGGGACTGACCGGGCCGTTCCGGTCGACTTGGATGGTGACGGCACAGAAGACTGGCAAGCGGAAGTTTTGCAGACAGATGCGGCGATCAACCCTGGTAACAGCGGCGGCGCACTCGTCAATTTGGCGGGCCAATTGATTGGCATTAATTCGATGAAAATCGCCACTTCGCAAGTCGAAGGCATCGGCTTCTCGATTCCGATCAACTCGGCACTGCCGGTCATCAATCAACTCGAAGCAACGGGTGAAATGGTGCGTCCGGCGATGGGCATCACGCTGATTGATTTGGCGCAAGTGCCGAGCACATACCGTGAAGATACATTGAATTTGACGGATGACATTACAGCGGGCGTCGTCGTCAGTTCAGTGGTTCCGTCTTCTGCGGCGGATGAAGCGGGCATGCGCCAATACGATGTTATCGTCGAGCTGGATGGTGAAGAAATTGGCGATATTATCGAGTTGCGTCAGCATCTTTACAACGAAAAACAAATCGGAGATATGCTGCAAGTAAAAGCATACCGAAACGGCGAATTGCTCGAATTCGAACTTGAACTTACCGACAATTCCACACAATAA
- a CDS encoding Shedu anti-phage system protein SduA domain-containing protein: MSVGLNNISRNENRLQEILTTYPILFGTEYIEVLDKHRFGSEYEADYVLKRYNGLYDVVEIEASTLNVYTKQGNPASALVHAEQQIMDWLEWIEHNNSYAREKFKNCIHQKAMW; the protein is encoded by the coding sequence TTGTCAGTAGGATTAAATAATATCTCGAGAAATGAGAATAGACTACAAGAAATATTAACGACTTATCCAATTTTATTTGGAACAGAATATATTGAGGTATTAGATAAGCATAGGTTTGGTTCGGAATACGAAGCTGACTATGTTTTGAAAAGATATAATGGACTTTATGATGTTGTTGAAATTGAAGCTAGTACTTTAAATGTTTATACCAAACAAGGCAATCCAGCCAGTGCGTTGGTACATGCAGAACAACAAATAATGGACTGGTTAGAGTGGATTGAACATAATAACTCATATGCACGTGAAAAATTCAAGAATTGTATTCACCAAAAGGCTATGTGGTAA
- a CDS encoding MBL fold metallo-hydrolase: MRFSVLASGSTGNAIYIENDEHAFLVDAGLSGKKLESLFASIGRDMGKLDGILVTHEHSDHIKGLGIAARRHKVPIYANAKTWTAMDGLVGEIPVEQRFHFDMETTKSFGGLDIESFGVSHDAADPMFYVFHENGRKLALITDTGYVSDRMKGIIGASDAYVFESNHDIGMLQMGRYPWSVKRRILSDVGHVSNEDAAVAMSEVLAEKPTRIYLSHLSKDNNMKDLARMSVEQTLQTKGIFVGDYVDLFDTSPTEATPLVVV; the protein is encoded by the coding sequence ATGCGCTTTAGTGTATTGGCCAGCGGTTCGACTGGCAATGCCATCTATATAGAAAACGACGAGCATGCGTTTTTAGTGGACGCAGGGCTTAGCGGCAAGAAATTGGAGTCGTTATTCGCCTCCATCGGCCGCGATATGGGCAAGCTCGACGGCATTCTTGTCACCCATGAGCATAGCGATCACATTAAAGGGCTCGGCATCGCCGCGCGCCGGCATAAAGTGCCGATTTACGCCAACGCCAAAACGTGGACGGCGATGGACGGGCTGGTCGGCGAGATTCCGGTCGAGCAGCGCTTCCATTTTGATATGGAGACGACGAAATCGTTTGGCGGCCTCGACATCGAGTCGTTCGGCGTGTCGCATGACGCGGCGGACCCGATGTTCTATGTGTTCCACGAGAACGGCAGGAAGCTTGCGCTGATCACCGATACGGGCTATGTCAGCGACCGCATGAAAGGCATCATCGGCGCGTCCGATGCTTATGTGTTTGAGAGCAACCACGACATCGGCATGCTGCAGATGGGGCGCTACCCATGGTCGGTCAAACGACGCATCCTGAGCGACGTCGGGCACGTGTCGAATGAAGATGCGGCGGTGGCGATGTCGGAAGTGCTCGCGGAGAAGCCGACGCGCATCTACTTGTCGCATTTGAGTAAAGACAATAACATGAAAGACCTCGCGCGCATGAGCGTCGAGCAGACCTTGCAGACGAAAGGCATCTTCGTCGGCGATTATGTCGATTTGTTTGATACCTCGCCGACTGAAGCGACGCCTTTGGTTGTGGTGTGA